A window of Candidatus Syntrophosphaera sp. genomic DNA:
GAAGTTTTCGATCAGTTTATGGGATTCGGTTTCCTCGGCCAAATTGAATTTATGGATCAGGCCTTCGTCGTCGTATTCATACTCCAATTCGGGCAGGTCGAAATGGATGTATCCCTCTGCCAGCCTTTTTTTGGAAAGCAGGGCGGAAAGCATGCGGGATTCGTTCAGGGCGTCTTTCAGTTCTACCGATAGATCGCTGGGCTGGCCGGCAAAGAGAGTGTCGACCTCCTCGTAACTGAGGCGAAAATCGCTGCGGATGACGCTTTCCACCAATTTCTGCTGCAGGGTCCTGCCTTGAGCGTCAATTTCGGTGATAACCGTTAGAGTAAGCTTGTCTTCGTCGGGACGAAGGCTGCAAACTTTGTTGGAAAGGATCTCCGGAAGCATGGGGATCACTTTCTTGGGGAAATAGAAGCTGTTGCCGCGTTTGGCAGCCTCGGCAAAGATCGCTCCACCTGGGTTCACGTAATGGGCCACATCCGCTATATGCACGTGGAGGCGCCAGCCTTTGGAAGTTGTTTCCAGCGAGATCGCGTCGTCAAAGTCCTTGGCCGATGCGGGATCTATGGTGAAAGTGAACAGCTCGCGCAGGTCAGTGCGGCGCGCGATCTCGTCCGCGGAAATTACTTCTGACACGCCCTGGGCTTCGGCCTGTACGTCCTCCGGAAATTCCAGAGGCAGATGGTATTGCCTGATCACGGCCATGAGTTCGACCTGCGGATCACCGGAAGTGCCCAATACCTCAACCACCTTGCCCACCGGCATTTTCCCCAGCACGGGATTGCCCCAGTTGCTAACCTCCAGAACGACCTTCTGGCCGTCCTGCGCTCCGCCCAGTTCGCTGATTTCAAACCAGTTGTGGATCTTCAGGTTGCTGCTGATGAAATAGGAGCGGTTGCCGCTGGCCCGGATGTCGCCAGCCAGCGTTTCGTTGGCCCGGCGCACGATCCTGCGCACGTAGGCATAATCCGATTTTCCCTTGCGGTAATGCGGCTCGATCAGGATTACATCACCGTGATAGGCGTTGAGGGTATCCTCAGCGCTGATGAAAAAGTCGCCCTTTTCGGTCCGCACGAAGGCGTAGGATTGGTTTTTGGCCAGAGGCGTGGCATCAAATATGCCTTCGATCAGGCGCGGGCTGGTGGCGGCTTCAGCCTTTCCCTGCTTCGGCTGTTCCTGCTTCTTCTGTTTCAGTCTGAACTTCCTGCTTTGCTTGAACAGTACTTCTTCGGACAACATGGCTTGCAGGGTTTCCGAGAGCAGCGATTTTTCTTTCTTGGTAAGTTTCAGTTGATAGACGAGTTCGTTATAGGATAGGGGAGAGTTGTTGTTCTGGTCGAAATGGGCCAAAACGCGTTCGCTGATGTTTGAATTCTTCAAATTTAACCTCAATATTGCTTGCCCACTTTCCGGGTCAGGATCTCGATCAGTTGCTCCTTCTCGGCCTGATTTTTCGAAAAGCGTAAAGATTGGCCCCGAAAGGCGTCCAGTCTTCTGGGCAGTTTGAATGTGCTGAGCATGATACCCCGTTTGTCGCTGTAGAAGCAGCCAAAATCGGTATACCTGCGCGTTATCTTGACCACCAGATAGTGGATGACGATCTCATACTCGTAGAGTTCATAGGTGGCCGGGATGAAATAGGGGAGAAGGTTGCCCAAAACCAACAGCATGCCCAGAAAATAGAACCAGGGTTGCTGCCACTGTACCACAGCGATCTGCCAGAGAAAATAGGCCAGGAAGAGCAGGAAAGCTGCCAACAGAATGGATTCTTTGGGCCTTTCGACAAAGGGCCAGGAACGCCAGGACAGGAGTGGCTCAGGCGACATTCTGCACTATCTCCCGGCATTTTTCAACCTCTTCCTTGAGCACCAGGATGTGGGGAAAGGTACGGCTGGTGGAAAACTTGGAGCCCAGGGTATTGGCTTCGCGCTGCATTTCCTGCAGGATGAAATTGAGGCTCTTTCCCGTATCCCCCTCTTTAGCCATGGTGCTGTTCAGCGTGTCAATATGGCTGCGCAGGCGTGAAAGTTCTTCATGGATGTCATACCTGTCGATGTAGAGCGCCAATTCCTGAAACAGCCTTTGCTCCAGGTTTTCGCTGTTGTTGGATTTTAGTAGTTCGGCAGTGCGGCTCTTCATGCCCTCAAACAGCTCTTTTTTGTAGGGCTTGAGCTCAGCTTCGATCTCAACGAGGGCTGTCATCATCTTGAGAGTAGATTCCCTCAGTGTATTGCGGATATTGTCCGCCTCTGCCGAAAGGGACTTGTCCAGCTCCAGCAGAGCTTGCTCCAGGGTTGCGTTTAGCAGTCGATTCAGGTCCGGGTCCTCATCAAGGTTGTTGGCCGATTCGATGATCCCAGGCTCATTGAGCAGGAATTCCAGAGTTATGTCATCAGCAAGATCGGTTATCTCGCGAGCTTTCTGGACAATCTCATAGTATTTGAGCAGCTTGGTCTTGTTCAGTTGTATCTTGGGCTCGCGATGGTCCGTGTAGGAGGCCCTGGCTTCGATTGTTCCGCGGCAGAGGGCAGAGGAGAGGCGCTTGCGTATGGTGAATTCGAAAAAGCTGATCTCCCTCGGCAGATAGAGGCGCAGATCAAGATATCTTCCATTGATCGACTTGATCTCGATCTCCAGGTCTATGTCGTTTTGCTGCAGTTTTGCTTTCCCGTATCCGGTCATGCTTTTCATAAAGGCTCCTTAAAGAAACTCGACAGCGGCAGGGGAGAGTGGCTTGCCTGCCAATGTCTTGGGTTTCGTGTATGCAAGTTTACATAACATGTCTTATCTACAGTTTTGTACGCCTGATCAATCACAGATCAGGGTCCCGGCTGTCGCTTTGAT
This region includes:
- a CDS encoding VacB/RNase II family 3'-5' exoribonuclease; this translates as MKNSNISERVLAHFDQNNNSPLSYNELVYQLKLTKKEKSLLSETLQAMLSEEVLFKQSRKFRLKQKKQEQPKQGKAEAATSPRLIEGIFDATPLAKNQSYAFVRTEKGDFFISAEDTLNAYHGDVILIEPHYRKGKSDYAYVRRIVRRANETLAGDIRASGNRSYFISSNLKIHNWFEISELGGAQDGQKVVLEVSNWGNPVLGKMPVGKVVEVLGTSGDPQVELMAVIRQYHLPLEFPEDVQAEAQGVSEVISADEIARRTDLRELFTFTIDPASAKDFDDAISLETTSKGWRLHVHIADVAHYVNPGGAIFAEAAKRGNSFYFPKKVIPMLPEILSNKVCSLRPDEDKLTLTVITEIDAQGRTLQQKLVESVIRSDFRLSYEEVDTLFAGQPSDLSVELKDALNESRMLSALLSKKRLAEGYIHFDLPELEYEYDDEGLIHKFNLAEETESHKLIENFMLVANEFVAKKLTQVSPTTIYRIHEDPDQDKIEKLVDLLSHYGISYYERENPNASLQYLLLSLPGAEYHKVFDRIILRSMKKAKYSTEHIRHFGLGMETYTHFTSPIRRLCDLIIHHLCKVHVLRSSKEKFSAQQIHRHAVAASEQELQADQAERDIERNYSMAYMKKQVEGKFSGLVISAKSSGLIVRLNEIPINAILKVDQLPPGKWNYKDREMRFVSASNNNYFQLMDKVLVEIMDVSDDIYLELQQVPDAHQHLAQISYQNDKPKPDNRLRSSKGGRQRNAVDVKQPRKKSGSNRNRRRGKR
- a CDS encoding DUF1732 domain-containing protein, with the translated sequence MKSMTGYGKAKLQQNDIDLEIEIKSINGRYLDLRLYLPREISFFEFTIRKRLSSALCRGTIEARASYTDHREPKIQLNKTKLLKYYEIVQKAREITDLADDITLEFLLNEPGIIESANNLDEDPDLNRLLNATLEQALLELDKSLSAEADNIRNTLRESTLKMMTALVEIEAELKPYKKELFEGMKSRTAELLKSNNSENLEQRLFQELALYIDRYDIHEELSRLRSHIDTLNSTMAKEGDTGKSLNFILQEMQREANTLGSKFSTSRTFPHILVLKEEVEKCREIVQNVA